Genomic DNA from Gossypium hirsutum isolate 1008001.06 chromosome A01, Gossypium_hirsutum_v2.1, whole genome shotgun sequence:
aaattttgcccaaacgcGGCttagataaaaatactaaaacctgaACTTAACTAAACTTGGCCCATCCATATTAAagttttttacattatttttatataaaaataaatctaaaaaacaCATCAATTAcgctaaaaacaataaaataaatgattcccaacaaatgaaaaaaaaaattaaaaaattacttaaataacactaagttaagtgcaacttagcaagcaaatacctttaaaataataacaaaattaataataaaacaagagttatataatatccaaataataaaaaagtaataacaatataatagtaaaatgatagaaaaataatgaaaaaaacagtgggaaaatagtaaaaaaaaaaagaagaaaaacttaCTCGAGGCTCGGCCCATGGACAAGTCTAGTTTTCAAGGATTAACTTGGATAGAAAAACTTCAAGTTCCAATATGAGAACATTTGCTAAGTTCAAGGCTTagctttaacaaaaaaaaaaaaagacaaatccAATTGTGAAAACAATTGCTAAGTTTAGGacctaactagaaaaaaaaagtttaaacctCAATGTAAGAAAAGTTACTAAGTTTAAGCCTCAAAATGTGATTTAACCCTATATATAAATGAGGCATgtgactttttttatttttataattctgTTGTAGAGTTAAAAATTTATTGTTAATGTatgaaaaatgaatttagttTATATGACAACTTAGTTAGTATATTGTTAGTGGAGTTTTTAAATCAAGATTTAAAGAGTGGCATATATCTTTTATTAAGTATTGAGAAAATGGGATATATGGAAGTATTTTAATTACACTTGTATAGTTAAGATATTTCATTGTTCATGTGTCAAATActaatcttttatatatatatataatataaatgaaaGAGTGAggtgaataattatttttgtaagaatatgttatataaaaaaatttaatttacgaTTTAATTTTTGAAGTATATTCATcttcttattttgatattttaattttttttgtcttaatttaCTATCTAAAATATGTTGAAGTTATGTGTTTCTGTCCCTCTTTTaacaaattttaagaaaaaaaaggtttGGTAAGTTCGACTAATAAAAAAGTGCCATTTAACATGTTGTGGCGAATAAAGAAATGTCAGTTCGCGTTccttcataatatatatattataaagtatgtaaaagaaatggaaataacatataaaaaaaattggaaaagcgtataaaatctaaattacataaaattatatatacaaaatgaatatgatGATGATGGGTTAAAGCATTAAAGGGATACCTCAATGTAAAACTTTTGCAATCTTTGCTTCTTAGCCATGGTTTTTCGAGAAACAATTGCAACATAAAACAATCGAAGTATATTTAAGCGTAGAAAAAAGTCGTAAAATCAATATGAGTTTCTATTGGCTTTAAGGCTAATTGAACAACAAAGCACCTatatttttctaaacttttttatatttaatcattttgaatatatattttatagtttatatatgattttttatatttcctttccattttaataatttttataatttatatatatttagattttattagagttgtccatgggtcgggccgagttaagtaaaaaaattaggcTTGTTTTTTAAAGCCCAGGTCTGACCCGACTCGAAAAATAGGCTTAAAGTTTTGCCCAAGCTTGACCtgaaaaaaatgctaaaacctgAGCCCGACTTgctcgtattaaaatttttatattatcttttatatagaaaagtaaaaaatacaataaatacactaaaaaccattaaaataaatgatttccaacaaataaaaaaattaaaaaaatatacttaaatGGCAAtaagataagtgcaacttagcaagcaaatacttttaaaataataataatttaacaataaaacaagagttatacaatatccaaacaataacaacaaaataatagtaatataatagcaaaatgataGTAAAACAATGAAAAAAGTGTCAAAACAGTAAAAAAACAGCAACAATTTTCTTTTTGCAAATTTTGGTCGGGCCTAGGCAAAAAAAGCTTACCCAAGACAtagcccgtttagaaaatgatcattatttttttgtccaagtctatttttcaagcctatatttttactctaACCCTTCTACTTTCTGAGCCGAACCAAATGGCCTGACCCATGAATAAGtgtagattttatatattttccttaattttgtatatatataattatttcacatatattttctagattatttatatatttttctaaatttttaacaatttatttttatgtcttacatacatattttatgaaagaaaaatgataatttataAAGGAGCGTTAAGTGGCACTTTTTCATtggtcaaaacataccaaatgatATTTTTTTCATTGGCCAAATCTACTTTTCTTAATAAATGTTAAAAGAGGGGTAAAAAAACGTAACTTTAACATACtttaagtattaaattgaaaaaaaaaattgaagtatcaaagtgagaaaatagatatattttAGGGACAAACAGTGAATtaatcttataaaaataataatataattacctttgtttttttaaaaagtatataattACCTATTATTTggtttgtaaaatatataaatttagtgGGTTCTTTAGGAATTAGAttagatatttttataataataaaaaaaatatttttggtagGATTAAAACTGAATTATTGGgttacaattttaattaatagCAGTTGACACTGATTAATATCATCCTTTGGTTTTGCAAGCACAAATGGTATATTAAAAGagaattttaaagaaaacaagaaaaattaaatatgaaagtgGATGTTGCTGTCATCTTCAGTTTCTACAAATAGAAATATTACTACGGCGTAGTATTACAAATTTACAATGCCATTAATCTTCCTTGGGAAAACAAACAACACCCTTAACTATCATTTCACTGAAATCcacttatttcctttttttttttaaaaaaaataaaaatcctataAGACCAGTCAATTTATGACATATTATTTTATGAAAGGAGTAGTTTGGTGAGATTAAAACACATGGACCCCTCGCTCACATGCAGGATTGATTTATAGGATTTATATTTATACAGACATAGCTTCTTCAATCCTCATTCAGCTCAGTTTCTCTATACACTTATCATTTCCTTGtaatttaaaaccaaaatgtcattaacCAACAAGAAAAAGCTCATCCTCAACACAGCTTCAATCAGCTTAGGTTGCCGCAGCTGTAAGAAATTGAAGCTTACCAGTGTTTTCAACCCAAAACCCAAACCCCAATCTCCTTACAATCTCTCTTCTTCCAATTCCTCCAATAAAACAACCCCTTATAATTCCATGTCTGAATTTGGAACCCCTACCTCTTTTTCTTCACACACTACTAATCAGTACTGGGAAATGGACATCGAAACAGACAAGGAAGCCATGTGTTCGCCGCCTGCGACCACCGTACGAGGGTTGGGGCGTGTAGGAGGAGAGAGCCTGGCGGTGGAGAAAGATTCCGATGATCCTTACTTGGATTTCAGGTACTCCATGTTGCAAATGATACTGGAGAAACAGATATATTCCAAAGATGAATTAAAGGAGCTTCTCAACTGTTTCCTTCACTTGAATTCGTCTTATTACCATGGGATTATTCTTTCGGCTTTTACTGATATCTGGAATGGACTCTTCTCTATCAAGCCTGGTGGTGGTGGTTCCCCACACCTGCTTTCCCAATTTTATGCTGACATGTGAGAGTAATGAGGGGTTAATAAGCTCAACCTTTTGTTTGGagggttcttttttctttttaccttCAACTGTAGTCCAATGGGttaatatgattttataagtaaaatttgacaGTTGAGGTTATTAACAGCCCATGTTAATTAAGATATATACtattttaaacaaatattttcttcttcaatGTAGTTGTAAGTTGAAAATGTGAAGCTTTTTTCATGCATTGAAGGAaagtatgtattttttaaaaaaaatattatatatatatttagagttTGTGGATTCAATTTATTTACAAAGTGTTATGTGCTTCTATCATGTAATCATTGTTAAAATATgtaaaaggtatatatatatatatttggaaccTAAAAGTTAATAGTTTCAAAGCAAAATTCATGAATGTACATGAATAGGACAGAataattatatgtaattattataataatgatattttttttagttaagaaTTTTTACTGTAAAAATACATTTGAATAACAAAAACTACATTTAAGAACAAAGTTAAACAAAGGTTTAAAACTCACCATAACTAATCCTACAAAACTTGGAACAAGTAATTTCTATCTTCAATCACATTTAATTAAAGGGATTCAAAGATTAaaataagtatttaaaaatatcaaatctatataattacaaataattttattcaaatttaattattaagtgtcgtttttcttttttatttaggtaatttcacaaaaaaaatgagttttcacccataataaatattattagtaattaaaataatgttaGGATGTATAAATTATCTAGAATACATTAATTAAGTTAGTTATTTGTATTTGATCAATGGAGATCTTGGTGGGGGGGATTGGGATTTGAGTTGAGTAGACTCTAGACATGTTAATATCCAAAGTAAGTAGAGATGAACTATTAAAAATGGGGTTGTGGGTGATTTTTTTAATCttgttttgaaaaagaaaatggagaagtAATTAATGGTAAAGTAGAGTACATTTGATGATGGTCACATATGTTTGTTGTTGTTTGCTAGTGGGCAGCAGTGGGGCAAGTCAACCCACATCACCCCCATTTTTGTATTCTTGGGTGGGACAACATAGCCTTTAATGCTGCCTGTTTCAACagttttttactatttttttaatc
This window encodes:
- the LOC107890229 gene encoding transcription repressor OFP6; the protein is MSLTNKKKLILNTASISLGCRSCKKLKLTSVFNPKPKPQSPYNLSSSNSSNKTTPYNSMSEFGTPTSFSSHTTNQYWEMDIETDKEAMCSPPATTVRGLGRVGGESLAVEKDSDDPYLDFRYSMLQMILEKQIYSKDELKELLNCFLHLNSSYYHGIILSAFTDIWNGLFSIKPGGGGSPHLLSQFYADM